One part of the Streptomyces ferrugineus genome encodes these proteins:
- a CDS encoding M56 family metallopeptidase: MTVCMLLLSIVALTAALPVPRALTRAAWPEREPVVALWVWQCLVATVLLCCLTALALGTAAAFGTVRAQLFAPAPPPVTEAYDLSATPAWAAALTLLLACGAAWTTAMLARELVEARRRRGQARAHLRERAPDLPAGLGSARGPLLVLEDEYPDAWWMPGNPPQLIVTTGALHRLTDHQLDAVLTHERGHARARHDWLLHLSTALATGFPRIPLFAHFCDQTHRLVELAADDTASRRCGHLTTALALIELNQHRGVLSCASTHRLLGERVNRLLQPPPRLGRRHRALTTTLAALVPLLPLLITFAPGLTALA, from the coding sequence ATGACCGTCTGCATGCTCCTGCTGAGCATCGTCGCCCTGACGGCCGCCCTGCCCGTCCCCCGGGCGCTGACCCGGGCCGCCTGGCCGGAACGGGAACCCGTGGTGGCGCTCTGGGTGTGGCAGTGCCTGGTCGCCACCGTCCTGCTGTGCTGCCTGACGGCCCTGGCCCTGGGCACCGCCGCCGCCTTCGGCACGGTCCGCGCCCAGCTGTTCGCCCCGGCGCCGCCGCCGGTGACGGAGGCGTACGACCTCTCGGCCACACCGGCCTGGGCGGCCGCCCTCACCCTGCTGCTGGCCTGCGGTGCCGCCTGGACGACCGCGATGCTGGCCCGCGAGCTGGTCGAGGCCCGTCGGCGACGCGGCCAGGCCAGGGCCCACCTGCGCGAACGCGCCCCCGACCTGCCCGCCGGGCTGGGCTCGGCGCGCGGGCCGCTGCTGGTGCTGGAGGACGAGTACCCGGACGCCTGGTGGATGCCCGGCAACCCGCCCCAGCTGATCGTCACCACGGGCGCCCTGCACCGTCTGACCGACCACCAGCTCGACGCCGTCCTCACCCACGAGCGCGGCCACGCCCGCGCCCGCCACGACTGGCTGCTGCACCTGTCCACCGCGCTCGCCACCGGCTTCCCCCGCATCCCGTTGTTCGCCCACTTCTGCGACCAGACCCACCGCCTGGTCGAACTCGCCGCCGACGACACGGCGTCCCGCCGCTGCGGTCATCTGACGACGGCCCTGGCCCTGATCGAGCTCAACCAGCACCGTGGCGTGCTGTCCTGCGCCTCCACCCACCGCCTCCTGGGCGAACGCGTCAACCGCCTGCTCCAGCCGCCCCCGCGCCTGGGCCGCCGCCATCGGGCGTTGACGACGACGCTGGCCGCACTGGTGCCGCTGCTGCCGCTGCTGATCACGTTCGCGCCCGGGCTGACGGCGCTGGCGTGA
- the nuoN gene encoding NADH-quinone oxidoreductase subunit NuoN — MSATAVHSLWTTAADPISKIDTPKIEYAQLSPTLIVVGAAVVGVLIEAVLPRKARYYTQVFVAAVALVAAFAAVVALSANGYATTKSGIAAMGAIAVDGPALFLQGTILLAALVGLFTFAERRLDPAAHGNRVDSFAAQAASVPGSDSEKAAVKAGFTTTEVFPLLMFAVAGMLVFPAANDLLTLFIALEVFSLPLYLMCALARRKRLMSQEAAVKYFLLGAFASAFTLFGIALLYGYAGSVSYATIAQVVDGTVPEITPALADTMGNDALLLIGAAMIVMGLLFKVGAVPFHMWTPDVYQGAPTPLTGFMAAATKVAAFGALLRVLYVVLPGLRWDWRPVMWGVAIVTMLGGAIVAITQTDIKRLLAYSSIAHAGFILAGVIATTPDGVSSVLFYLAAYSFVTIGAFAVVTLVRDAGGEATHLSKWAGLGRRSPLVAAVFAVFLLAFAGIPLTSGFAGKFAVFKAAAEGGAGPLVVVGVISSAIAAFFYIRVIVLMFFSEPKPEGPTVAVPSPLTMTAIGAGVAVTLVLGVAPQYFLDLANQAGVFVR; from the coding sequence GTGAGCGCAACAGCCGTCCACAGCCTGTGGACAACCGCGGCCGACCCGATCTCGAAGATCGACACGCCGAAGATCGAGTACGCCCAGCTCTCGCCCACCCTGATCGTCGTCGGCGCGGCGGTCGTCGGGGTGCTGATCGAGGCGGTGCTGCCGCGCAAGGCGCGTTACTACACGCAGGTGTTCGTCGCCGCCGTGGCGCTCGTCGCGGCCTTCGCCGCGGTCGTGGCGCTGTCGGCCAACGGATACGCCACGACGAAGTCGGGCATCGCGGCGATGGGCGCGATCGCCGTCGACGGACCGGCCCTGTTCCTCCAGGGCACGATCCTGCTGGCCGCACTGGTCGGCCTGTTCACGTTCGCCGAGCGGCGGCTCGATCCGGCGGCGCACGGTAATCGGGTCGACTCCTTCGCCGCGCAGGCCGCCTCCGTGCCGGGCAGCGACAGCGAGAAGGCCGCGGTGAAGGCCGGGTTCACCACCACCGAGGTGTTCCCGCTGCTGATGTTCGCCGTCGCGGGCATGCTGGTCTTCCCGGCGGCCAACGACCTGCTGACGCTGTTCATCGCCCTGGAGGTGTTCTCGCTCCCGCTGTACCTGATGTGCGCGCTGGCCCGCCGCAAGCGGCTCATGTCGCAGGAGGCCGCGGTCAAGTACTTCCTGCTGGGCGCCTTCGCCTCCGCGTTCACACTGTTCGGCATCGCGCTGCTCTACGGCTACGCGGGCTCCGTCTCCTACGCGACGATCGCGCAGGTCGTCGACGGCACGGTGCCGGAGATCACGCCGGCGCTCGCGGACACGATGGGCAACGACGCGCTGCTGCTCATCGGCGCCGCCATGATCGTGATGGGCCTGCTGTTCAAGGTGGGCGCGGTGCCGTTCCACATGTGGACGCCGGACGTCTACCAGGGCGCGCCGACGCCGCTGACCGGGTTCATGGCGGCGGCGACGAAGGTGGCCGCGTTCGGTGCGCTGCTGCGCGTTCTGTACGTGGTGCTGCCCGGCCTGCGCTGGGACTGGCGGCCGGTCATGTGGGGCGTGGCGATCGTGACCATGCTGGGCGGCGCCATCGTCGCGATCACACAGACCGACATCAAGCGGCTGCTGGCGTACTCGTCGATCGCGCACGCCGGCTTCATCCTCGCGGGTGTCATCGCGACCACGCCGGACGGGGTGTCGTCCGTCCTCTTCTACCTGGCCGCGTACTCGTTCGTGACGATCGGGGCGTTCGCGGTGGTGACGCTGGTGCGAGACGCCGGCGGCGAGGCGACCCACCTGTCGAAGTGGGCCGGCCTGGGCCGCCGCTCGCCGCTGGTCGCGGCGGTGTTCGCGGTGTTCCTGCTGGCCTTCGCCGGCATCCCGCTGACCTCCGGCTTCGCCGGGAAGTTCGCCGTGTTCAAGGCGGCTGCGGAGGGCGGGGCGGGACCGCTGGTCGTGGTCGGTGTGATCTCGTCCGCGATCGCGGCGTTCTTCTACATCCGCGTCATCGTCCTGATGTTCTTCAGCGAGCCGAAGCCGGAGGGGCCGACGGTCGCGGTGCCGTCGCCGCTGACGATGACGGCGATCGGGGCCGGTGTGGCGGTCACGCTGGTGCTGGGTGTGGCGCCGCAGTACTTCCTGGATCTGGCGAACCAGGCGGGAGTGTTCGTACGCTGA
- the recQ gene encoding DNA helicase RecQ — translation MGATGGIREMPRVTEVAPAGGGEALAALHRVFGYEAFRGEQEAVIEHVVAGGDAVVLMPTGGGKSLCYQIPSLVRPGTGVVVSPLIALMQDQVDALRALGVRAGFVNSTQDFDERRVVEAEFLAGELDLLYLAPERLRLDSTLDLLSRGKIAVFAIDEAHCVSQWGHDFRPDYLALSLLGERWPDVPRIALTATATRATHQEITQRLNMPTARHFVASFDRPNIQYRIVPKADPKKQLLSFLREEHTGDAGIVYCLSRKSVEATAEFLTRNGIEAVPYHAGLDAGTRAAHQSRFLREEGLVVVATIAFGMGIDKPDVRFVAHLDLPKSVEGYYQETGRAGRDGLPSTAWMAYGLNDVIQQRKLIQSGEGDEAFRRRAASHLDAMLALCETAQCRRGQLLAYFGQDPDPVGCGNCDTCLTPPETWDGTIAAQKVLSTVVRLQRERGQKFGALQIVDILLGKRTGKVIQFDHDQLSVFGIGEELNEGEWRGVVRQLLAQGLLAVEGEYGTLVLTEASGTVLRREREVPLRKEPKKPATSRSGSTGSGRGERKAKAAVAELPEELAPAFEALRAWRAEQAREQGVPAYVIFHDATLREIVTVWPTSVRELGGVSGVGEKKLATYGEGVLEVLASMRADTGAADGTAPAADHGDDDWPDIEPEPEDWA, via the coding sequence ATGGGTGCGACGGGTGGGATCAGGGAGATGCCAAGGGTGACCGAGGTGGCGCCGGCGGGCGGTGGCGAGGCGCTGGCCGCGCTGCATCGGGTCTTCGGGTACGAGGCCTTCCGCGGGGAGCAGGAAGCCGTCATCGAGCATGTGGTGGCGGGCGGCGACGCCGTCGTGCTCATGCCGACCGGCGGTGGCAAGTCCCTCTGCTATCAGATTCCGTCCCTGGTCAGACCCGGTACGGGAGTGGTCGTCTCCCCGCTCATCGCGCTGATGCAGGACCAGGTGGACGCGCTGCGGGCGCTGGGCGTGCGCGCCGGGTTCGTCAACTCCACGCAGGACTTCGACGAGCGCCGGGTGGTGGAGGCGGAGTTCCTCGCGGGCGAGCTCGACCTGCTCTACCTCGCCCCCGAGCGACTGCGGCTCGACTCCACGCTGGATCTGCTGTCGCGCGGCAAGATCGCGGTGTTCGCGATCGACGAGGCGCACTGCGTGTCCCAGTGGGGCCACGACTTCCGCCCCGACTATCTGGCCCTGTCGCTGCTCGGTGAGCGCTGGCCGGACGTCCCGCGGATCGCGCTCACGGCGACGGCCACGCGGGCGACGCACCAGGAGATCACCCAGCGGCTGAACATGCCGACGGCCCGGCACTTCGTGGCGAGCTTCGACCGCCCCAACATCCAGTACCGGATCGTGCCGAAGGCGGACCCGAAGAAGCAGCTCCTGAGCTTCCTGCGGGAGGAGCACACCGGCGACGCGGGCATCGTGTACTGCCTGTCCCGCAAGTCGGTGGAGGCCACGGCCGAGTTCCTGACCCGCAACGGCATCGAGGCGGTGCCCTACCACGCCGGGCTGGACGCGGGCACGCGCGCTGCGCACCAGTCCCGGTTCCTGCGGGAGGAGGGCCTGGTCGTGGTGGCGACCATCGCATTCGGGATGGGCATCGACAAGCCGGACGTGCGGTTCGTCGCCCACCTCGACCTGCCCAAGTCCGTCGAGGGCTACTACCAGGAGACGGGGCGTGCGGGACGTGACGGCCTGCCCTCCACGGCCTGGATGGCCTACGGCCTCAACGACGTCATACAGCAGCGCAAGCTGATCCAGTCGGGCGAGGGCGACGAGGCGTTCCGGCGCCGGGCCGCCTCACACCTGGACGCGATGCTGGCGCTGTGCGAGACGGCCCAGTGCCGACGCGGCCAGCTGCTCGCCTACTTCGGCCAGGACCCCGATCCGGTGGGCTGCGGCAACTGCGACACCTGCCTGACGCCGCCGGAGACCTGGGACGGCACGATCGCGGCGCAGAAGGTGCTGTCGACCGTGGTGCGGCTGCAGCGCGAGCGGGGGCAGAAGTTCGGCGCGCTGCAGATCGTCGACATCCTGCTGGGCAAGCGCACCGGCAAGGTGATCCAGTTCGACCACGACCAGCTGTCCGTGTTCGGCATCGGCGAGGAGCTGAACGAAGGCGAATGGCGCGGCGTCGTCCGGCAGCTGCTGGCGCAGGGCCTGCTCGCGGTCGAGGGGGAGTACGGGACGCTCGTGCTGACCGAGGCCAGCGGGACGGTGCTGCGGCGGGAGCGGGAGGTGCCGCTGCGCAAGGAGCCGAAGAAGCCGGCGACCTCGCGGTCGGGGTCGACGGGGTCCGGACGCGGGGAGCGCAAGGCGAAGGCCGCGGTGGCCGAACTGCCGGAGGAGCTGGCGCCGGCCTTCGAGGCACTGCGGGCCTGGCGTGCCGAGCAGGCCCGGGAGCAGGGCGTTCCGGCATATGTGATCTTCCACGACGCGACCTTGCGGGAGATCGTGACGGTGTGGCCCACCTCCGTGCGGGAGCTCGGGGGCGTCAGCGGGGTCGGCGAGAAGAAGCTGGCCACATATGGCGAGGGCGTGCTCGAAGTGCTGGCCTCGATGCGCGCGGACACCGGCGCTGCGGACGGCACGGCACCCGCGGCCGATCACGGGGACGACGACTGGCCCGACATCGAGCCGGAGCCGGAGGACTGGGCCTAG
- a CDS encoding polyprenyl synthetase family protein, whose product MTVVGPFGLSVRDQALEADVQAGLAAVEEGLLEATKSEVPFITEAAQHLVRAGGKRFRPLLVMLTAQFGDPYAPGVVPSAVVVELTHLATLYHDDVMDEAAVRRGVDSANTRWGNSVAVLTGDFLFARASHTLADLGPEAVRVQAEAFERLVTGQILETAGPQDGRDPVEHYLDVLSGKTGSLVAVSCRFGAMMSGADETVVDVLTQYGERLGVAFQLADDVLDIASDSHESGKTPGTDLREGIPTLPVLRLRERAERLGLAEDIALCELLDSDLNDDARHAEALAALRAHPALEQARRDTVRYAEDARAALAPLPDVDAKAALMELCDAVVHRAG is encoded by the coding sequence GTGACCGTCGTCGGGCCGTTCGGGCTGAGCGTGCGGGACCAGGCTCTGGAAGCCGATGTCCAGGCCGGATTGGCGGCTGTCGAGGAGGGATTGCTCGAAGCCACCAAGAGTGAGGTCCCCTTCATCACCGAGGCCGCCCAGCATCTGGTGCGGGCGGGTGGAAAGCGCTTCAGGCCGTTGCTCGTGATGCTCACCGCGCAGTTCGGCGACCCGTATGCGCCGGGTGTCGTGCCCTCGGCGGTGGTGGTCGAGCTCACCCATCTGGCGACGCTGTACCACGACGACGTGATGGACGAGGCGGCCGTACGGCGCGGGGTCGACAGCGCGAACACCCGCTGGGGCAACTCGGTCGCCGTACTGACCGGCGACTTCCTGTTCGCCCGGGCCTCGCACACCCTGGCCGACCTCGGGCCCGAGGCGGTGCGGGTGCAGGCCGAGGCGTTCGAGCGGCTGGTCACCGGGCAGATCCTGGAGACCGCGGGGCCGCAGGACGGCCGGGACCCGGTCGAGCACTACCTGGATGTGCTGAGCGGGAAGACCGGGTCGCTGGTGGCGGTGTCGTGCCGCTTCGGGGCGATGATGTCGGGCGCCGACGAGACGGTGGTCGATGTGCTGACCCAGTACGGGGAGCGGCTGGGGGTCGCCTTCCAGCTCGCGGACGACGTACTGGACATCGCGAGCGACTCCCACGAGTCCGGGAAGACGCCGGGGACGGATCTTCGTGAGGGCATTCCGACGCTGCCCGTGCTGCGGCTGCGGGAGCGGGCCGAGCGGCTGGGGCTGGCGGAGGACATCGCGCTGTGCGAGCTGCTGGACTCCGATCTGAACGACGACGCGCGACACGCGGAGGCACTGGCCGCGCTGCGGGCGCACCCCGCGTTGGAGCAGGCTCGGCGGGACACGGTGCGGTATGCCGAGGACGCGCGGGCCGCGCTGGCGCCGTTGCCGGATGTCGATGCCAAGGCCGCGTTGATGGAGCTGTGCGACGCGGTGGTGCATCGGGCCGGCTAG
- a CDS encoding CHRD domain-containing protein translates to MKTTFSKRHKSLIVTAVAVAAAGGVAATVIPAFAAGGSRADHAGHAGGDTQGIVSQSATAEGGTGGTILAAGLRGANEVPVEGGPAVGDEDGAALQFVKVKGDKVSVAVTWRGTGKPTALHIHQGAKGTNGGIKVDFGGLLDKSKSKSKSKNKSKGNGHSLTGTVKVKDPALLNALKTEPNSFYANLHTAEFPGGAVRGQLHKVTVAGFDFRDALDNFQASVIKGKQIYECKPAEGGGYAFAQRDVSAVLGGRIAHSFVAPNSGTPQWIARDGSAVTGAVVSRTPNGDKNIPELDLKATQSGRHHGLLADTAEILRLNTVGGVAPSGSCTPGAIVGVPYQADYVFLNG, encoded by the coding sequence ATGAAGACGACGTTCTCGAAGCGCCATAAGAGCCTGATCGTCACCGCCGTCGCGGTGGCCGCCGCCGGCGGTGTCGCCGCCACGGTGATTCCCGCCTTCGCCGCCGGAGGCAGCCGCGCCGACCACGCGGGCCACGCCGGAGGCGACACGCAGGGGATCGTGAGCCAGAGCGCTACCGCCGAGGGCGGCACCGGGGGCACGATCCTGGCCGCCGGCCTGCGCGGGGCCAACGAGGTTCCCGTCGAGGGCGGGCCTGCCGTCGGGGACGAGGACGGAGCCGCTCTGCAGTTCGTGAAGGTCAAGGGCGACAAGGTGTCCGTCGCCGTCACCTGGCGCGGCACCGGCAAGCCGACCGCCCTCCACATCCACCAGGGCGCCAAGGGCACCAACGGCGGCATCAAGGTCGACTTCGGCGGCCTCCTCGACAAGAGCAAGAGCAAGAGCAAGAGCAAGAACAAGAGCAAAGGCAACGGCCACAGCCTCACCGGCACCGTCAAGGTGAAGGACCCCGCCCTCCTCAACGCCCTGAAGACCGAACCGAATTCGTTCTACGCCAACCTGCACACGGCCGAGTTCCCGGGCGGCGCCGTCCGCGGTCAGCTCCACAAGGTCACCGTCGCCGGGTTCGACTTCCGGGACGCGCTCGACAACTTCCAGGCGTCCGTCATCAAGGGCAAGCAGATCTACGAGTGCAAGCCGGCCGAGGGCGGCGGGTACGCCTTCGCCCAGCGCGACGTCAGCGCCGTACTGGGCGGCCGTATCGCGCACTCCTTCGTCGCGCCCAACTCGGGTACGCCGCAGTGGATCGCGCGGGACGGCAGCGCGGTGACCGGGGCCGTCGTCTCCAGGACCCCGAACGGCGACAAGAACATCCCCGAGCTGGACCTGAAGGCCACTCAGTCCGGCAGGCACCACGGCCTGCTGGCCGACACCGCCGAGATCCTGCGGCTGAACACCGTCGGCGGCGTGGCCCCGAGCGGCTCCTGCACGCCGGGCGCGATCGTCGGCGTGCCGTACCAGGCCGACTACGTGTTCCTCAACGGCTGA
- the fahA gene encoding fumarylacetoacetase: MPPFDLPEGDPFGTHNLPYGVFSLPGSDSARRVGVRLGDHVLDAGKAAYALGSPYAPLLAQGSLNPLLAAGRTTWSDVRRALTAWVTVPAHQEAVQDLLHPLSSVTLHLPFEVADYVDFYASENHARNVGQIFRPDAADSLTPNWKHLPIGYHGRSGTVVVSGTDVVRPSGQRKAPTDPAPVFGPSVRLDIEAEVGFVVGTPSRMGRPVALGDYREHVFGLCLLNDWSARDIQAWEYVPLGPFLGKSFTTSVSAWITPLDALEEARVAPPERTHPLLPYLDDSGSETEPGGYDLRISVAVNGHVIAEPPFSTMYWTAAQQLAHMTVNGASLRTGDLYGSGTVSGPTERERGSLLELTWNGRDPLELPDGKRTFLEDGDVVTLSAWAPGPGGVRVGLGDVTGRIVSG, from the coding sequence ATGCCCCCCTTCGATCTCCCCGAGGGCGACCCCTTCGGCACGCACAACCTTCCGTACGGCGTCTTCTCCCTGCCCGGCTCGGACTCCGCGCGACGGGTCGGCGTCCGGCTCGGCGACCACGTCCTCGACGCGGGCAAAGCGGCCTACGCGCTCGGCTCGCCGTACGCCCCGCTGCTCGCCCAGGGCTCCCTGAACCCCCTGCTCGCGGCCGGCCGCACCACCTGGTCGGACGTACGGCGCGCGCTGACGGCCTGGGTGACGGTCCCGGCACACCAGGAGGCCGTCCAGGACCTCCTCCATCCCCTCTCCTCCGTGACCCTGCACCTCCCCTTCGAGGTCGCGGACTACGTCGACTTCTACGCCTCCGAGAACCACGCCCGGAACGTCGGCCAGATCTTCCGCCCCGACGCCGCGGACTCCCTGACCCCCAACTGGAAACACCTGCCCATCGGTTACCACGGCCGCTCCGGCACGGTCGTGGTGTCCGGCACCGACGTCGTGCGGCCCTCGGGCCAGCGCAAGGCCCCCACCGATCCGGCGCCGGTCTTCGGCCCGTCGGTCCGCCTGGACATCGAGGCCGAGGTCGGCTTCGTGGTCGGCACTCCGTCGCGGATGGGCAGGCCGGTGGCGCTCGGCGACTACCGGGAGCACGTCTTCGGCCTGTGCCTGCTCAACGACTGGTCGGCACGCGACATCCAGGCCTGGGAGTACGTCCCCCTCGGCCCCTTCCTGGGCAAGTCCTTCACCACGTCGGTGTCGGCGTGGATCACCCCGCTGGACGCGCTGGAGGAGGCGCGGGTGGCACCGCCGGAGCGCACCCACCCCCTGCTGCCCTACCTGGACGACTCCGGCTCCGAGACCGAGCCCGGCGGCTACGACCTGCGTATCTCGGTGGCCGTCAACGGCCATGTGATCGCCGAGCCGCCCTTCTCCACCATGTACTGGACCGCCGCCCAGCAGCTCGCCCATATGACCGTGAACGGCGCCTCCCTGCGCACCGGCGACCTGTACGGCTCCGGCACGGTCAGCGGCCCCACGGAACGCGAGCGCGGCTCGCTGCTGGAGCTGACCTGGAACGGTCGGGACCCTCTCGAACTCCCCGACGGCAAGCGGACGTTCCTGGAGGACGGCGACGTGGTGACGCTGTCCGCCTGGGCACCGGGGCCCGGTGGGGTCCGGGTGGGGCTGGGGGACGTCACGGGGCGGATCGTGTCGGGGTGA
- a CDS encoding HAD family hydrolase, translated as MAAPIAYSLIATDLDGTLLRGDDTLSDRTLEALARVAVAGAQHLVVTGRPAPRVRPLLDVLGSRGLAVCGQGAQLYDAGADRLLWSVTLDRELAETALGKIEAEVGQVYAAVDQDGVDGLTLIEPGYLMPHPTLPAVRVMHRDDLWCEPISKVLLRHPSLSDDELAATARSVVGSLATVTMSGPGTVELQPCGITKATGLALAAEHLGLGPRDTVAFGDMPNDIPMFDWAARGVAMANAHPELKAIADEITLSNEDDGIAVVLERLFAGRLVDFAP; from the coding sequence ATGGCAGCACCCATCGCATATTCACTCATCGCCACTGACCTGGACGGGACGTTGCTCCGCGGTGACGACACGCTCTCCGATCGGACCCTCGAAGCGCTCGCAAGGGTGGCGGTGGCCGGTGCCCAGCACCTCGTCGTGACCGGCAGGCCGGCGCCCAGAGTGCGGCCGTTGCTCGACGTCCTGGGCAGCAGGGGGCTCGCGGTGTGCGGACAGGGCGCGCAGTTGTACGACGCCGGCGCGGACCGTCTGCTGTGGTCCGTGACGCTGGACCGGGAGCTGGCGGAGACCGCGCTCGGCAAGATCGAGGCCGAGGTGGGGCAGGTGTACGCGGCCGTCGACCAGGACGGCGTCGACGGGCTGACGCTCATCGAACCCGGGTATCTGATGCCGCACCCCACCCTGCCCGCCGTGCGCGTGATGCACCGGGACGACCTGTGGTGCGAGCCGATCAGCAAGGTGCTGCTGCGCCATCCCAGCCTGTCCGACGACGAGTTGGCGGCGACGGCGCGTTCGGTGGTCGGCTCCCTGGCGACGGTCACCATGTCGGGGCCCGGCACCGTCGAACTCCAGCCATGCGGCATCACCAAGGCCACCGGTCTCGCGCTCGCCGCCGAGCATCTCGGTCTCGGTCCGCGCGACACCGTCGCCTTCGGTGACATGCCCAACGACATCCCCATGTTCGACTGGGCGGCCCGCGGTGTCGCGATGGCCAACGCGCATCCCGAACTCAAGGCGATCGCCGACGAGATCACCCTCTCGAACGAGGACGACGGCATCGCCGTCGTCCTCGAGAGGCTCTTCGCGGGCAGATTGGTCGATTTCGCCCCATAG
- a CDS encoding transglycosylase SLT domain-containing protein, whose translation MPRGKHRRPRTNPLTRRVAIAGTGTAALALPLLSATGAGAAEPTAAKPGSVTYTTKKGDTLYGIADRYDARGGWKQLYKDNRKVIGDDPRLIHPGMDLKVRATKKASAPSKASAPAKQSGVAKATQSSVKSYPNNLDGWIRNALDIMQQNGIPGSYEGIHRNILRESSGNPLAINNWDSNAVAGTPSKGLLQVIDPTFASYHVPGTVYDPFDPVANIVAACNYAAARYGSIDNVNGPY comes from the coding sequence ATGCCCCGAGGCAAGCACCGCCGCCCCCGCACCAACCCGCTCACCCGCCGCGTCGCCATCGCCGGAACCGGCACCGCCGCCCTCGCCCTCCCGCTCCTGAGCGCGACCGGCGCGGGCGCCGCAGAGCCCACCGCGGCCAAGCCCGGCTCCGTCACGTACACCACGAAGAAGGGCGACACGCTCTACGGCATCGCGGACCGCTACGACGCCCGGGGCGGCTGGAAGCAGCTCTACAAGGACAACCGCAAGGTCATCGGCGACGACCCGCGGCTGATCCACCCGGGCATGGACCTGAAGGTCCGCGCGACGAAGAAGGCGTCCGCACCGAGCAAGGCGTCCGCGCCCGCCAAGCAGTCCGGCGTCGCCAAGGCCACTCAGTCCTCCGTGAAGTCGTACCCGAACAACCTCGACGGCTGGATCCGCAACGCGCTGGACATCATGCAGCAGAACGGAATTCCCGGGTCGTACGAGGGCATTCACCGCAACATCCTCCGCGAGTCCTCCGGCAACCCGCTGGCCATCAACAACTGGGACTCCAACGCCGTGGCGGGCACCCCGTCCAAGGGCCTCCTCCAGGTCATCGACCCCACCTTCGCCAGCTACCACGTGCCGGGAACGGTGTACGACCCCTTCGACCCGGTCGCGAACATCGTGGCCGCGTGCAACTACGCGGCCGCGCGTTACGGCTCGATCGACAACGTGAACGGCCCGTACTAG